Sequence from the bacterium genome:
GGGACCGACCGGGATTCGGGCGGGGCCTTCTTCCTCGCCCTGGACTTCGGTCGCGGCCGGGGCCGGATACGGTTTTCCCAACCCGGGGTCTGGAAGCTGTTCTCGCCCCACGACGGCATCGACTTCTTCCTCGAACTGGGCCAATTCCGGGGAGGAGTCCGTTTCGACCCGGTTCAGCGGTTCAACTGCCGATTTCAATCCGCCGAACCGCGGTGACGCCGGCGCCGGCGGGAGGGCTACAATGAAGTTTATCACCATCATTCACAGACGGCTCCGGGAAGGAAAAACGTTCGACGACTACCGCAAGGCCTGGTTTCACGCCACCGGCTTCGGGGCCCCGACCACCATGTACACCGTCGTCAACGCCTTCGACCCACAGGAGATCATCTCGGTGGCGGTGGGAGGCGGGGACGGCGGCGACTTCGAGCGGATGAAGACAAGGATGGAAGCCGTACTTGCCATCGACGTCCGGGAGCGCAATGCCAGTCCTCTCGACGATATCGTCGAAGACACCATCATCCGGCATTTCGGCCTGGTCATCGCCGAAGACGATTTTTCCCCGGCCGGGCCCCTCGCCTACGTTCCCCCCGCCGTCGACGGCGAAGTCAGCGACTACGG
This genomic interval carries:
- a CDS encoding ROK family protein gives rise to the protein MKFITIIHRRLREGKTFDDYRKAWFHATGFGAPTTMYTVVNAFDPQEIISVAVGGGDGGDFERMKTRMEAVLAIDVRERNASPLDDIVEDTIIRHFGLVIAEDDFSPAGPLAYVPPAVDGEVSDYGKFVQMSAELARLIQAAAKKRDDLTRRRRGDTGNESP